From Acidimicrobiales bacterium, one genomic window encodes:
- a CDS encoding UPF0182 family protein, which yields MRAADDLPRRESGRLSGRGRVVAVIAVIVVMVLVASLSGIAGFYTDYLWFDALDRASVWRQVLGAKVALTLIFGGVFFVFMWLNLFLTDRAAPTFRPAGPEEELLARYHDVVAGRKGLVRTGVAAVFALVASAGVSGRWEDWLLFTNRQDFGIDDPQFGVDLGFYVFQLPFLSFVVGWAFASFVIIFILTAISHYLNGSIRVTAVSGSRATPTVKVHLSAILAVLALIKAADYWLDRYELTVSSRGVVDGALYTDVNAQLPAIYLLIAISLSAVVLLVINLRLRGWTMPVLAVGLWAFTAIVVGGIYPAFVQRFQVEPNETTREAEFVDRNIAATQYAFGLDTIQQREFDYTDELTADQIRDNAVTVANARLLDPVAVHPTFEREQTERDFYRFVGVDTEPDVANAGTALDTDRYVIDGELRQVIVGARELQLDSNLSWEREHVRLTHGYGLAMATANTPTSSGSPDFVVSGLPTAVDESLESVIDRPQLYHGEDLAGYALVDTTVPEIDYVDSETGADVPYEYDGTGGVSMGSFIRQAAFALRFRQIDPLISNFVDGDTRIIYNRDVHNRVEALAPFLSFDADAYPVIVDGSVYYVIDGYTTSDRFPYSQNSENGRLAEGGLAGSSFNYVRNSVKAVVDAYDGTVWFYVMPVEDPIVRAWQNAFPELFSDFEEMPDELRDHLRYPQDLFRVQTNMYARYQVDDAEALIIGTEAWAVAQDPGRSVRAGGTSETSTDESGVVTTSEKRVNPYYSLLTLPGEDDPSFVTLRTFVPFADDDGRKELEAFMVGETTADGSSRLVSYEVTSASAPGPVLVATSVAQNDQIAQLLTLLNASGSTVEFSDVLLLPIDNGILWVRSLYVAAEGTSVPTLENVIVSVGEGEQLAIGSTLEEALENLFPGEEFGDLLDGPAGGAVTTPTTPTTPTTPTTTTAPPTDELPATLEDLVIEIGDLWRESNDALAQDPPDRVASAEALARIDELLAYSRTLTGTEPPEPVDPGEVDS from the coding sequence ATGCGCGCTGCTGATGATCTCCCCCGTCGCGAAAGCGGTCGTCTGAGCGGTCGCGGCCGCGTCGTCGCGGTGATCGCCGTCATCGTGGTGATGGTGCTCGTGGCGTCGCTGTCGGGGATCGCTGGCTTCTACACCGACTACCTGTGGTTCGATGCCCTCGACCGGGCGTCCGTCTGGCGGCAGGTTCTCGGCGCGAAGGTGGCCTTGACCCTGATCTTCGGCGGCGTGTTCTTCGTCTTCATGTGGCTCAACCTGTTCCTCACCGACCGGGCGGCACCGACCTTTCGTCCGGCCGGCCCGGAAGAGGAACTGCTGGCCCGCTACCACGATGTCGTGGCAGGTCGGAAGGGCCTCGTCCGCACCGGTGTGGCCGCCGTGTTCGCCCTGGTCGCGTCGGCCGGCGTCTCCGGTCGATGGGAGGACTGGCTGCTGTTCACCAACCGCCAGGACTTCGGCATCGACGACCCGCAGTTCGGCGTCGATCTCGGGTTCTATGTCTTCCAGTTGCCGTTTCTGAGCTTCGTGGTCGGCTGGGCGTTCGCCAGCTTCGTCATCATCTTCATCCTCACCGCGATCAGTCACTATCTCAACGGGTCGATCCGGGTCACCGCTGTCTCGGGAAGCCGGGCCACGCCGACGGTGAAGGTGCACCTCTCGGCCATCCTGGCCGTCCTCGCACTGATCAAGGCCGCCGACTACTGGCTCGACCGCTACGAGCTCACGGTCTCGAGCCGGGGCGTGGTCGACGGCGCGCTCTACACCGACGTCAACGCCCAGTTGCCGGCCATCTACCTCCTGATCGCGATCTCGCTCTCCGCAGTGGTGTTGCTCGTGATCAACCTGCGTCTGCGGGGATGGACCATGCCGGTCCTCGCGGTCGGTCTGTGGGCATTCACCGCCATCGTGGTCGGGGGCATCTACCCGGCGTTCGTGCAGCGATTCCAGGTCGAGCCCAACGAGACCACCCGCGAGGCCGAGTTCGTCGACCGCAACATCGCCGCCACGCAGTACGCGTTCGGACTCGACACCATCCAGCAACGTGAGTTCGACTACACCGACGAGCTGACCGCCGACCAGATCCGGGACAACGCCGTCACCGTGGCCAACGCCCGCCTTCTCGACCCGGTCGCCGTGCACCCCACGTTCGAGCGGGAGCAGACCGAGCGCGACTTCTACCGCTTCGTCGGTGTCGACACCGAGCCCGATGTCGCCAACGCCGGCACCGCGCTCGACACCGACCGCTATGTCATCGACGGTGAGTTGCGTCAGGTGATCGTCGGTGCGCGTGAGCTACAACTCGACAGCAACCTGAGCTGGGAACGAGAGCATGTGCGCCTCACCCACGGCTACGGCCTGGCCATGGCGACGGCCAACACCCCCACGTCCTCGGGAAGCCCCGACTTCGTGGTGTCGGGCCTGCCCACGGCGGTCGACGAGTCGCTGGAGTCGGTCATCGATCGGCCGCAGCTCTATCACGGCGAGGATCTCGCGGGCTACGCGCTCGTCGACACGACCGTCCCAGAGATCGATTATGTCGACAGCGAGACGGGCGCCGACGTTCCTTACGAGTACGACGGAACCGGCGGCGTCTCGATGGGATCGTTCATCCGTCAGGCGGCCTTCGCGCTGCGGTTCCGCCAGATCGATCCGCTGATCTCGAACTTCGTCGACGGCGACACTCGGATCATCTACAACCGCGACGTCCACAACCGGGTGGAGGCCCTCGCCCCGTTCCTGTCGTTCGACGCCGATGCATATCCCGTCATCGTCGATGGCAGCGTCTACTACGTCATCGACGGCTACACCACGTCCGACCGGTTCCCCTACAGCCAGAACAGCGAGAACGGCCGCCTGGCCGAAGGTGGGCTCGCCGGCTCGTCGTTCAACTATGTGCGCAACTCGGTGAAGGCCGTGGTCGATGCCTACGACGGCACGGTCTGGTTCTACGTGATGCCGGTCGAGGACCCGATCGTGCGGGCGTGGCAGAACGCCTTCCCGGAGCTCTTCTCGGATTTCGAGGAGATGCCCGACGAGTTGCGTGATCATCTGCGCTACCCGCAGGACCTGTTCCGGGTGCAGACCAACATGTATGCCAGATATCAGGTCGACGACGCCGAAGCGCTCATCATCGGCACCGAGGCGTGGGCCGTCGCCCAGGACCCCGGTCGATCGGTGCGCGCCGGTGGCACCTCGGAAACGTCGACCGACGAGTCGGGCGTGGTCACCACGAGCGAGAAGCGGGTCAACCCGTACTACTCCCTCCTGACGCTTCCCGGTGAGGACGATCCGTCGTTCGTCACGCTGCGCACCTTCGTCCCGTTCGCCGACGACGACGGGCGAAAGGAGCTCGAGGCGTTCATGGTCGGTGAAACCACCGCCGATGGGTCCTCGCGTCTCGTCAGCTACGAGGTGACCAGCGCGTCGGCTCCCGGTCCGGTACTCGTGGCGACCAGCGTCGCGCAGAACGACCAGATCGCGCAGCTCCTGACGCTGCTCAACGCCAGCGGTTCCACGGTCGAGTTCAGCGACGTCCTCCTGCTTCCGATCGACAACGGGATCCTGTGGGTGCGCTCGCTCTATGTCGCCGCCGAAGGCACGAGCGTGCCGACGCTCGAGAACGTGATCGTGTCGGTGGGCGAGGGCGAACAGCTCGCCATCGGCTCGACCCTCGAGGAGGCGCTCGAGAACCTCTTCCCGGGTGAGGAGTTCGGGGACCTGCTCGACGGCCCCGCCGGCGGCGCAGTGACGACGCCGACGACACCGACGACGCCGACGACGCCGACGACCACCACCGCGCCGCCCACCGACGAACTTCCCGCCACGCTGGAGGACCTCGTCATCGAGATCGGCGATCTCTGGCGCGAGTCGAACGATGCGCTCGCCCAGGATCCGCCCGACCGGGTGGCATCCGCCGAGGCGTTGGCGCGGATCGACGAACTCCTCGCCTACAGCCGCACACTGACCGGCACGGAACCGCCCGAGCCGGTCGACCCGGGCGAGGTCGACAGCTGA